One window from the genome of Cryptomeria japonica chromosome 6, Sugi_1.0, whole genome shotgun sequence encodes:
- the LOC131855792 gene encoding probable LRR receptor-like serine/threonine-protein kinase At1g07650 — translation MPCNSQMGFKLSSVLCLSMVFCCCSLQWGEATVTHPQEVAALKIIAKKMKYGIWIWDFSQDPCSGGKSWNLNKTKGNETFVSCNCGIPGEKFCRVTHILLKRQDLSGVIPPEFVNLTF, via the exons ATGCCCTGCAATTCTCAAATGGGGTTTAAGCTTTCATCAGTTTTATGTCTAAGCATGGTATTCTGCTGCTGCTCTCTGCAATGGGGAGAAGCTACTGTAACACACCCACAAGAAG TTGCAGCGCTGAAAATCAtagcaaagaaaatgaaatatgggATTTGGATTTGGGACTTTAGTCAGGATCCTTGCAGTGGGGGAAAAAGCTGGAATTTGAATAAAACTAAAGGAAATGAAACTTTTGTTTCCTGCAATTGCGGCATACCTGGGGAGAAATTTTGCCGCGTTACCCATAT ACTTCTCAAGAGACAGGACCTCTCTGGAGTGATTCCACCAGAGTTCGTCAATCTAACATTTTAG